CGAGAACAGCATCGCCTGGCGGCGTTCGGGGATCAGCCGCAGGATCCGCTCGATGTCGGGCAGAAAGCCCAGGTCGAGCATTTCGTCGGCCTCGTCGAGCACCAGCACCGACAGCCCGCCGAGTTGCAGGTGGCCCTGCTGCGCCAGGTCGAGCACCCGGCCCGGGGTGCCGACCCCGACGTCGACGCCCTTCTGCAGCGCCTCGATCTGCGGCTCGTAGGGGCGGCCCCCGTAGATCGAGGTCACCGTGAACTTGCGGTCGCCGACGCGCAGGTAGCGGGCCGCCGCGGCGAGGTCGCCGGACACCTGCAGGCACAGTTCGCGGGTCGGCACCAGCACCAGAGCCCGGGGGATACCGGTCAGCGGTCGCTCGGTGTCGTCGGCGATGCGCTGCAGCAGCGGTACGCCGAAGGCCAGGGTCTTGCCCATGCCCGTGCGGGCCTGGCCGATCAGATCGTCGCCGGCGAGTGCCAGCGGCATGGTCAGTTCTTGGATAGCAAACGGATGGACCTTGCCGTCTTCGGCCAGTGCGCGCACAATTTCGTCGCGCACGCCGAGTTCAGCAAAGGTCTTATTGAGATGCGTCATACGCTTGAGACAAAGCCTTTCAGTTGTCGATCCTCATAGCGTCCACGCGCGCACGAGTTCGACGAAGCGATGCCAGGGGCCCTGCGCTGAGGTAAGGCGGGCCGACTCGGTGCACGCACATTTCTGCGGCAGCGGCCTGTCACAAAAACCACGAGTATGTGCTTCTCGCGTCACTGCCAATTACATGATACCGGGTGAACCCTGCGAAACCGGTCGCGCGTCCGCGCGACGCTAAAGTTGGGCCATGAATTCGACGCCGCCCGCTTCCGAGGAACTGACCGCTTCGGCGCCCGCCGGCGTATCTCCCGACCACCCCGGCGTGAACGAACTGTTCGCTTTGCTGGCCTACGGCGAGGTGGCGGCGTTCTACCGGCTGACCGAGGAGGCCCGGATGGCGCCGAACCTCCGCGGTCGGATCAACATGGCGCTGATGGCCGCCGCCGAGATGCAGCACTACGAGATCCTGCGCGACGCGCTGGAGCGTCGCGGTGTCGACGTGGTGCCGGCGATGACCAAGTACGCCCCGGCCCTGGAGAACTACCACCGGCTCACCACGCCGAGCACCTGGCTGGAGGCCCTGGTCAAGACCTACATCGGTGATGCGCTGGCCGCCGACTTCTACCTGGAGATCGCCTCGGCGCTGCCCGCCGAGGTGGCCGAGGTGGTGCGTGCGGTGCTGTCGGAAACCGAGCATTCGCAGTTCGTGGTGGCCGAGGTGCGTGAGGCCGTGGCGGCCAGCGACAAGCAGCGCTACCGGCTGGCGCTGTGGTCGCGGCGGTTGCTGGGGGAGGCCATCACGCAGGCCCAGTACGTGCTGGCCGATCACGACGAACTGGTGGATCTGGTGCTCAGCAGCGGGGAGGGGCTGACCCAGATGACCGAGTTCTTCGACCGTCTGCAGCGCACGCACGCCACCCGTATGCAGGAACTGGGCCTGGCCTGACGGCCAGACCCGGTTCCGGTCGTGCTGCTACTTCGTACAGGACGCGAACATCGCGTTGGTGTTCTGCGCGACCAGCACGTTGCCCGACGCGTCGGTGATGCTGCAGTTGAGCTGACCCGAGACGCTGGTCGCGGTCACCGAGCTGAGCTCCACTCCCGGATCGAGCACGATGGTCTTCGTCCAGGGCAGGGCCACGTTGACGTCGGTCTGCAGGGCGCCGCGCTCGTCGCTGTAGACGACGGTGACCATGTCGATCAGCGGCCGGTTGCCGGTCACCCGGTAGGTGACGGTCCGCGGAGACGGCGCCGGGGCCGGTGGGGCGGCCTCGGTGGCCTGCTCCGGCGGCGGGGCGGGTTGGCTGCTCGACGGAGCCTCCGGCGCCGCGGCGGTCGGGGTGACCGTGGTGACGGTCTCCGGTGGCAGCGACGGGACCAGCGCCCTCGGCGTCTCGACCGCGGCCGACGGCGCAGCGGCGGCCGGCTCGTCGGCCACGCTGGTGTCGTCGGTGGCCGTCACCGACCCGCTGTCGCTTCCGCCGAGGATGATGCCGGTGGTGCCCACCGCGACGAACAGGATCACCCCGGCGATGCCGGCCACCCACATCCAGCGGCGGTCGATGCTCGCTTCGTCGTATTCGGGGTCCGTCGGGTAGTCCTCGACGTCCGGATCGTCGTATCCGGCGCCGGCTTTCGCGTCGGCCGGGTATTCCCGCAGCCCCTCGTACTCCTGCAGGCCCTCGTACTCGGACGGGCCGTAGGGATCGTCGGTGTGGCCGATTCGCTCCGCCGGGGTCAAGGAATACGACGAGTACCCCCCAGAATTCCCGGAATGTGATCCGGCATATGCCCGTGAATACGCCTCGTCGTACGACGGGGCATCAGACGGCGAATACGGTGCGTGATTCCGTGAGTACTCGGTATATGGCCTGTTCATAAAGGGTCCCGTGGGTTTTCTCAGCAGTACCGTGGCAGTACCGCGGCTGATGCTATCGATGCAGATGTGACCAATGAGGTTTGTGTGCCGCGTGTTCTATTACGGTCGGGACTCGGTTTGATCGCCGTTTCCTCTCGCCGTTGCCGGTCCCGCGGGCCGGCTCGTGACCGGCCGGGACGCGGGGTTCACTCACCGCGAAGTCACCGGCGGATCCGGTCGGCACGGCGTCCACTAGATTTGGCGGCAGGTTCCAGACCCGCACGGATGCGAACGAACGACGAAAGGTGTCAGCGTGGAGGTCAAGATCGGTATCACGGACAGCCCGCGCGAGCTTGTCTTCAACAGCGCGCAGTCGCCTTCCGAGGTGGAGCAGCTGATCACCGACGCGCTGAACAAGGACGCCGGTGTGCTCAGCCTCACCGACGAGAAGGGCCGCCGCTTCATCGTGCAGACGTCGAAGATCGCCTATGTCGAGATCGGGGCCGCCGACGTGCGCCGGGTCGGTTTCGGCGTGACGGTGCCGCCCGCCAAGACCGGCTAGCCGCTCGGCGGCCGCACCGCCGCGGCCAGGGGCGTGGCGCGGGTCAGTTCTGCCGGGCCAGCGGCACGTGCGACAGCCCGCCCCACGCGAACTGGACGGTGCCCTCGACCGCGTCCTCCTTGGAGATCGGGCGGTCGTTGTTCAGCCAGTACCGTGCGGAGTCCACGCTGATCGCCACCAGCCCGACCGCGATCATCCGGGCCCGGTGCGCCTCCAGCCCGGAATCGTGGCTGATCAGGTCGGCCACCGCGTCCGTGCACGCCTCGGTGGCCACCTTCACCTGGGCGGCGACCTGCGGCTCGTTGACGTAGTCGTTCTCGAAGATCAGCCGGTAGCCCTGGCTGTCGTGATCGATGAAGTCGAAGAACGCCTGCACCGCCGCCCGCAGCCGCTGGCGGTTGTCGGTGGTGGTGCGCAGCGCCTGGCGCACCCCGGACACCAAGTTGTCGACGTGGCGTTTGAGCACCGCCAGGTACAGCTCGAGCTTGGACGAGAAGTGCTGATACAGAACCGGTTTACTCACACCGGCACGCTCGGCGATCTCGTCCATGCCCGCCGCGTGGTACCCGCGGTCGACGAAAACCTCGCTGGCAGCAGCCAGTAGCTGACCGCGGCGCTCGTCGCGGGGCAGCCGACTACCGCGGCGAGCCAGGCCGTCCCCGTTGGCCGGCCGCGCTCCCCGCCTTGCGGCGGTGTTGGCGAGATCGCTCATTACGTCCTTC
The window above is part of the Mycolicibacterium hassiacum DSM 44199 genome. Proteins encoded here:
- a CDS encoding TetR/AcrR family transcriptional regulator, whose product is MSDLANTAARRGARPANGDGLARRGSRLPRDERRGQLLAAASEVFVDRGYHAAGMDEIAERAGVSKPVLYQHFSSKLELYLAVLKRHVDNLVSGVRQALRTTTDNRQRLRAAVQAFFDFIDHDSQGYRLIFENDYVNEPQVAAQVKVATEACTDAVADLISHDSGLEAHRARMIAVGLVAISVDSARYWLNNDRPISKEDAVEGTVQFAWGGLSHVPLARQN
- a CDS encoding ferritin-like fold-containing protein; this encodes MNSTPPASEELTASAPAGVSPDHPGVNELFALLAYGEVAAFYRLTEEARMAPNLRGRINMALMAAAEMQHYEILRDALERRGVDVVPAMTKYAPALENYHRLTTPSTWLEALVKTYIGDALAADFYLEIASALPAEVAEVVRAVLSETEHSQFVVAEVREAVAASDKQRYRLALWSRRLLGEAITQAQYVLADHDELVDLVLSSGEGLTQMTEFFDRLQRTHATRMQELGLA
- a CDS encoding DUF3107 domain-containing protein; translated protein: MEVKIGITDSPRELVFNSAQSPSEVEQLITDALNKDAGVLSLTDEKGRRFIVQTSKIAYVEIGAADVRRVGFGVTVPPAKTG